From the Deinococcus aestuarii genome, the window TGAGGCTCAGCGAGGGGCCTCGGATGGGGTCGCTCACCAGGAAGCGGCCCCGGCTGTACCCGTACACGGTGCGGAAGTGCGCCACGTTGCTGCCCGCCCGCAGGCGCTGCTGCACCACCACCGGAAAGCCGCGGGAGACCAGTTCGCGCAGCACCTCGGCGTCCCCCGCGTAGCGGATCACGCTGCGCAGCCCGAAGCGGCCCAGGTAGGCGGCGAGTTCCAGGCTGGTGACCTGGGGATCCCCGCGGTAGTCCTTCATGGCCTGGGCCGCCCCCGTCTGGGTCACCCGGGTGCCGTGGTACCCGAGGACGGTCAGCGCCGTCACCGGGGCACAGTTGTCCGGACCCTGGTACTCGTGGCGGACGTTCTTCAGGGTGACGCTCGCGGGTAGGGCGGACGCCGAACCGGCGAGCGCGCAGAGGGTCAGCAAAAATAGGGAAAGCGGTCGTAGCGGCATGGCCTATCTTGCTGGGGGCCTGTAAAAAACCTGTAAAGAACGCAGCCAAACGGCAGGCCACCTGCTTGAGCGTCCGTTGAGAGAGGGGGCAGCGTAAACAAACGCCAGGCTCCCAAAGCTCTCCTTAAATCCAGGTGCAAGCAGCGCCACCATGTCATCCACCAAGGTTAAGCACGCCTACACTGCCCTCCGAGGATCGGGGGCCGTGAGCGGAGCGTGGCGGCCAAGCGCTCCCCCAAGGCGTCTGGCCTCACGTCCAGCCGTCCCACCTCCAGGTGTGCCCACTTCATCCCCGGTTCCCACACCCGGTTCAGGGCAAACACCACGCGCGGCACCCGCTAAAGTTCACCTGCGAGGAAGGCGTTCAAGGCCAGCTGCTCACTCCGGTACTCGAGCGGTCAGAGGTTGGCGATGGCTTCCGGCCAGCCGTGCGGAATCGCCCAGCGAAGCGATGCTCCCTGCACCAAGCGTTGCCGCGTCGTCTCCGGGTAGCTGCACAGTGCCGTCTGCCACTCCCCCAGTCACCCTTCCGAGACGAGGAGCACGGCGTGCTGCACCGTCCAAGCCATCACCAGCCGAGGCAGAAACGCCAGGTCGGCAGCCAGGAGCCCGCGTAGATCGGCCTCGATGACCGCCAGGGGTTGCCCAGCCCACCTCGATAGGCACGC encodes:
- a CDS encoding C39 family peptidase; this encodes MPLRPLSLFLLTLCALAGSASALPASVTLKNVRHEYQGPDNCAPVTALTVLGYHGTRVTQTGAAQAMKDYRGDPQVTSLELAAYLGRFGLRSVIRYAGDAEVLRELVSRGFPVVVQQRLRAGSNVAHFRTVYGYSRGRFLVSDPIRGPSLSLTTAEVQDLWRYYNGEYLVAYPPEKEAQVRAALGEDFNVAANWRHARLHGEQDVKARPNDPYAWWGLAKANLRLGKVAAASGNFDRAVALGVPTMYLLYRQEAFEAWTRAGEHRKTLNLTRRALRAYPRSKELLHFEQVASRALGA